A stretch of the bacterium genome encodes the following:
- a CDS encoding secretin N-terminal domain-containing protein encodes MTAKDSLLPARRGSSYKVKVAQAEDVQGGGRRNPQQAEQPKGEKSGVQKETRNRRVDKKAKSSGKGTGKEQGKEKEKEEESHSVFKPYRPQEEQQSKPAASPDGMPEGIRQKVISSGEEPGSEEYEVDLNFVDTPIEEVLFAISKAINLDFIMGAGVKGGQINMRTTKSIPKSEFFRVLQSALEVNGLTLVPSGRHYKVVYAKEASQYPLEVLSGKGGEALPPEESFITQIIPLDYIPVKDMINILQPFLSKSAPRPIQHEDLNLLIINDTALNMKRLLKFVQELDKPIYQPKEKVFVYYVENGDAKKLASTLSSIYKKGGTKKDAWTPPLTPQTPPGAAKGPNQPAAVQQPPFGFPSYPPAEGGEVQGDVTIVAAEDINALIITTSPRNWEAVKETIKKLDIQPKQALIEVLVAEISIDDVKDFGLDWSLAGSATGGVTYRLGQDLGGIKQDDKGNMSYGTGINYMLNKQDRFLSLINSKVNEDKLNVLSSPHILASDNQEASIEITQDYPIKRETYDSASNHSNITYDYKTAGIKLNFTPKINEKGLVSLKLKQEVSQLVQGPKEGSNDERYIFSTRKAETSVVVHDGETLVIGGLIKEHKSKGRSGIPFLGDIPVLGYLFSHTKDEIHKTELIILITPHVIENEEEGRELTRQFQERVKGLKSKIDQGQASSGAAQPMGAAR; translated from the coding sequence GTGACTGCAAAAGATTCCCTGCTCCCCGCCAGGAGGGGGAGTTCGTATAAGGTCAAAGTGGCACAGGCAGAAGATGTGCAGGGGGGAGGACGCAGGAACCCGCAGCAGGCTGAACAACCAAAGGGGGAAAAGAGCGGCGTCCAAAAGGAAACCAGGAATAGACGGGTCGATAAAAAAGCCAAATCATCAGGCAAGGGAACAGGAAAAGAGCAGGGGAAAGAGAAGGAGAAAGAGGAGGAAAGCCACTCTGTTTTTAAGCCCTACCGGCCGCAGGAAGAGCAGCAGAGTAAACCGGCAGCATCTCCCGATGGCATGCCGGAAGGCATCAGGCAAAAAGTCATCTCTTCCGGTGAGGAACCCGGGAGTGAAGAATATGAAGTTGATTTGAATTTTGTCGATACTCCTATCGAAGAGGTTCTCTTTGCCATCAGTAAGGCCATTAATCTTGATTTTATCATGGGAGCCGGGGTCAAGGGGGGGCAGATCAATATGCGGACCACCAAGTCGATTCCCAAGAGCGAATTTTTCCGGGTTCTGCAATCCGCTCTGGAGGTCAACGGCTTAACCCTCGTTCCATCGGGTCGGCATTATAAGGTGGTCTACGCCAAAGAGGCTTCCCAATATCCCCTCGAAGTATTATCCGGAAAAGGCGGGGAGGCCCTTCCCCCGGAAGAAAGCTTTATTACTCAGATTATCCCTCTGGACTATATCCCGGTAAAGGATATGATCAATATATTGCAGCCCTTCCTTTCCAAGTCCGCCCCCCGGCCTATCCAGCACGAAGATCTGAACCTTTTGATCATCAACGATACGGCGTTGAATATGAAGAGGCTTTTGAAGTTTGTTCAGGAGCTTGATAAACCGATTTATCAGCCCAAAGAGAAGGTTTTTGTGTATTATGTAGAAAACGGAGATGCCAAAAAACTGGCCAGCACCTTAAGCTCCATCTATAAAAAAGGAGGTACCAAAAAGGATGCCTGGACCCCGCCTCTTACCCCGCAAACTCCGCCGGGAGCGGCCAAAGGACCTAACCAGCCGGCGGCGGTTCAGCAGCCTCCATTCGGATTTCCCTCCTACCCACCTGCCGAGGGGGGTGAAGTTCAGGGTGATGTAACCATCGTGGCTGCCGAAGACATTAATGCTCTCATTATCACTACTTCTCCACGGAACTGGGAAGCGGTCAAAGAGACCATTAAAAAGCTGGACATACAGCCCAAGCAGGCCCTGATCGAAGTCCTGGTAGCCGAGATCAGTATTGATGATGTTAAAGATTTTGGCCTGGACTGGTCCCTGGCAGGTTCTGCAACCGGAGGAGTTACCTACCGGTTGGGCCAGGATCTTGGCGGGATCAAGCAAGATGATAAAGGTAATATGTCATACGGCACCGGGATCAATTACATGCTTAACAAGCAAGACAGATTCCTCTCTCTGATCAACTCCAAGGTAAACGAAGATAAACTGAATGTTCTTTCCAGCCCTCACATTCTTGCTTCTGATAACCAGGAGGCTTCGATCGAAATTACTCAGGATTATCCGATCAAGAGGGAAACGTACGATTCTGCCTCTAACCACTCCAATATCACCTATGACTATAAAACTGCTGGTATAAAGCTGAACTTTACTCCTAAAATCAACGAAAAGGGTCTGGTCTCCCTGAAGCTCAAGCAAGAGGTAAGCCAACTGGTTCAAGGGCCTAAAGAAGGTTCCAACGATGAAAGATATATCTTCAGTACTCGAAAGGCCGAAACTTCAGTCGTTGTCCATGATGGGGAAACCCTGGTTATCGGTGGTCTGATCAAGGAGCATAAATCCAAGGGACGATCCGGCATCCCATTCCTGGGTGATATTCCTGTTCTTGGGTATCTTTTTTCCCATACCAAAGACGAGATCCATAAAACCGAGTTGATTATCCTGATCACTCCTCATGTTATCGAAAATGAGGAAGAGGGAAGGGAACTGACCAGACAATTCCAGGAGCGGGTCAAGGGGCTGAAAAGCAAGATTGATCAAGGTCAGGCGTCATCAGGTGCTGCCCAGCCGATGGGAGCGGCACGGTAA